The nucleotide window GCTTTACGTTGAAGCGCTGGGCATTCACGGCGATCGTGCCCTCAGCCTCTGGTCTGGTCTCACCTTTAGCGTCACCTTTGTGATTTCTGCTGCCGTCTCGCCGCTGTGGGGCAGCCTGGCCGATCGCAAAGGACGCAAGCTGATGCTGCTGCGCGCATCCCTGGGTATGGGGGTGGTGATCCTGCTACAGGCCTTTGTGACCCAGGCCTGGCAGCTGTTGCTGCTGCGTGCGCTGATGGGGCTGACATCCGGCTACATTCCTAATGCCATGGCGCTGGTGGCGGCACAGGTGCCGCGCGAACGCAGCGGCTGGGCGCTGAGCTGCGTCTCCACCGGGCAGATCGGCGGCGTGATCCTCGGGCCGATGCTGGGGGGCTTGCTGGCCGACTGGGTCGGTCTGCGCTGGGTGTTTATCGTCACCGCCGTGCTGCTGATGGTGAGTTTTCTCGTCACGCTTTTCCTGATCAAAGAGACCGGCTACACCCCGGTGAGCCGGCAGGCGAAGCTGAGTGGCCGGGAGGTCTTCCGCAGCCTGGATAATCCGCGTCTGATGATCTGCCTGTTCGTTACCACGCTGGTGATTCAGATGTGCAACGGATCGGTGAATCCGATTCTGACGCTGTTCGTACGCGAACTGGCGCCGCAGGCGCAAAATATCGCGTTCCTCAGCGGCGTCATTGCGGCGCTGCCGGGCGTCTCTGCCCTGATTTCCGCGCCGCGCCTCGGCAAGCTGGGTGACCGCATTGGTACACAGCGCATTCTGCTGGCGACCATGGTGGCTTCGCTGCTGCTGCTGGTGGCGATGTCCTTTGTCACCAGCGCCACGCAGCTTGGCGTACTGCGGTTTCTGCTGGGTTTTGCCGATGGCGCGATGATGCCCGCTGTTCAGACGCTGCTGGTGCGCCATTCCCGCGATAACGTTACCGGCCGCATTTTCGGTTATAACCAGTCATTTATGTATCTCGGCAACGTCGCCGGCCCGCTGCTGGGCGCAGCGGTCTCGGCTGCCACCGGTTATCGCTGGGTGTTTTTTGCCACCGCGCTGGTGGTGCTGCTGAACGTGCTGTTGCTGCGGCGTTTTTACCGCCGGCCCACAACCGCGCTGACGC belongs to Candidatus Pantoea soli and includes:
- a CDS encoding multidrug efflux MFS transporter, whose product is MPRAIETWKINLISVWFGCFFTGLAISQIIPFLPLYVEALGIHGDRALSLWSGLTFSVTFVISAAVSPLWGSLADRKGRKLMLLRASLGMGVVILLQAFVTQAWQLLLLRALMGLTSGYIPNAMALVAAQVPRERSGWALSCVSTGQIGGVILGPMLGGLLADWVGLRWVFIVTAVLLMVSFLVTLFLIKETGYTPVSRQAKLSGREVFRSLDNPRLMICLFVTTLVIQMCNGSVNPILTLFVRELAPQAQNIAFLSGVIAALPGVSALISAPRLGKLGDRIGTQRILLATMVASLLLLVAMSFVTSATQLGVLRFLLGFADGAMMPAVQTLLVRHSRDNVTGRIFGYNQSFMYLGNVAGPLLGAAVSAATGYRWVFFATALVVLLNVLLLRRFYRRPTTALTPRSGQRDAAPAATDAASAHSASAAEKAKTQG